In Solanum pennellii chromosome 3, SPENNV200, a single window of DNA contains:
- the LOC107012952 gene encoding protein DETOXIFICATION 49 has translation MCTKTSSSFVPFVIKLYYLFAFSFNYINRRKKMCKPTSPPFTCKCEAYAEKNFTTIKVPEESDMSTPLIPKSRTNDAYPHITNKKITSLVFNEAKSIANIAFPMILTGLLLYSRSMISMLFLGRLGGLALAGGSLAIGFANITGYSILSGLAMGMEPICGQAFGAQKYNLLGLTLQRTVLLLLLISFPIALFWVNMKTILLYCGQDEDIATEAQSYLFYSLPDLFAQSLLHPLRIYLRTQSITLPLTCCAIFAILLHIPINFLLVIKLNLGVRGVAMSGVLTNFNLVGSLIVYILVSGVYKKTWEKLSMECVKGWKSLLNLAIPSCISVCLEWWWYEIMILLCGLLINPKATVASMGILIQTTSLIYIFPSSLSFSVSTRVGNEVGAMRAGKAKVAAIVGLGCSFTLGFTALFFAVTVRNVWAKMFTNDKEILALTSLVLPIIGLCELGNCPQTTGCGVLRGTARPKVGANINLGCFYIVGMPVAVGLSFYMGFDFQGLWLGLLAAQASCMVTMLLVLLHTDWEFETLRAKQLTGTITIDQTQENTSSSNKQLNENFLC, from the coding sequence ATGTGCACAAAAACTTCTTCCTCGTTCGTTCCCTTTGTTATAAAACTCTATTATCTCTTTGctttctcttttaattatattaacagaagaaaaaaaatgtgtaagCCGACAAGTCCGCCATTCACCTGCAAATGCGAAGCATATGCAGAAAAAAATTTCACCACCATTAAAGTCCCTGAAGAATCCGACATGTCTACCCCTTTGATACCTAAAAGCCGAACAAACGACGCTTACCCCCACATAACCAACAAGAAAATAACTTCTCTTGTATTCAATGAAGCTAAATCCATAGCTAATATCGCTTTTCCAATGATCCTTACAGGACTTTTGCTTTACTCTCGTTCTATGATCTCTATGCTTTTTCTTGGCCGTCTTGGGGGTTTGGCTCTTGCTGGTGGATCTCTTGCAATTGGGTTTGCTAACATTACTGGGTATTCAATTTTATCTGGTTTAGCTATGGGGATGGAACCAATTTGTGGACAAGCTTTTGGAGCCCAAAAGTATAATCTTCTTGGGCTTACTTTACAGAGAACTGTTCTTTTGCTTCTATTAATTTCATTCCCAATTGCTCTGTTTTGGGTTAATATGAAGACGATTCTGCTTTATTGTGGTCAAGATGAAGATATTGCAACCGAAGCACAATCTTATTTGTTCTATTCTCTTCCTGATTTATTCGCCCAATCTTTACTTCATCCCTTGCGTATTTACCTTAGAACTCAATCGATTACTCTGCCTCTGACTTGTTGTGCGATTTTCGCCATTCTCCTGCATATACCCataaattttcttcttgttaTCAAGCTTAATTTGGGGGTTAGAGGAGTTGCTATGAGTGGGgttttgactaattttaatCTAGTAGGTTCGTTGATTGTATATATTCTTGTTTCTGGTGTTTACAAAAAGACATGGGAGAAATTGTCAATGGAGTGTGTTAAAGGATGGAAATCCCTTTTGAATTTAGCCATCCCAAGCTGCATTTCAGTATGTCTTGAATGGTGGTGGTATGAGATCATGATTTTGCTCTGTGGGTTGTTGATTAACCCGAAAGCAACGGTTGCTTCAATGGGCATTTTGATTCAAACGACTTCGTTAATTTACATTTTCCCATCCTCTCTTAGTTTCAGTGTATCAACAAGAGTTGGGAATGAGGTTGGAGCCATGAGAGCAGGTAAAGCAAAGGTAGCTGCCATTGTAGGCCTTGGTTGCAGCTTCACTTTGGGTTTTACAGCTCTATTTTTCGCGGTGACGGTGAGAAACGTTTGGGCCAAGATGTTTACTAATGACAAAGAGATATTAGCGTTAACATCACTTGTTTTACCAATTATTGGGCTTTGTGAATTGGGAAACTGCCCACAAACAACTGGCTGTGGGGTTTTGAGAGGAACAGCAAGGCCTAAAGTTGGGGCAAATATAAATTTAGGATGCTTTTATATCGTTGGGATGCCAGTAGCAGTGGGGCTAAGTTTTTATATGGGATTTGATTTTCAAGGATTATGGCTCGGACTGTTGGCCGCACAAGCGTCTTGTATGGTAACTATGCTGCTTGTTCTGCTTCATACAGATTGGGAATTCGAAACACTCAGAGCCAAACAACTAACAGGGACCATCACTATCGATCAAACTCAAGAAAATACTAGTAGTAGTAATAAGCAACtcaatgaaaattttttatgttaa